Within the Bradyrhizobium cosmicum genome, the region CAACGAGGAGGAGACCTACTGGCGCAAGGTGATCGCGCTACGCCTGCGCGCCGGCGAGGCCAGCGTCGCGGCGGCGCATGCGGCGATGCTGCATTGTGGCGCGCGCGGCTACCTCAAGAGCCACCGCGCGCAGCGGCGCCTGCGCGAAGCTTATTTCGTCGCGATCGTCACGCCCGCCACCAAGCAGTTGCGCAAGATGCTCGCCGATTCCTGACCTTTACGAGTCCACCCCCGAAGACCCCTCAACCTCAACGGAGAGGCTGCCATGACTGACGTCCTGATCACTGCCGTCGAACTTGCCGATCTCTTGAAGACAGAGCCGTGTGTCGTCATCGACACCCGTAATCCCGACGCCTACGCCGCCGGGCATTTGCCTGATGCCGTCAACGTGCACGAGATTTTCACCTTCCTCGCGACCTCGACGCCTGAGGGCATGGCCGAACTGAAGACGAAATTCGCGGACGCGTTCGGCGGCGCGGGCCTCTCCGGCAAAGAGACGGCCGTGATCTACGAGCAGTCAATGAACTCCGGCTTCGGCCAGTCCTGCCGCGGCTATTATCTGCTCACCATGCTCGGCTATCCCAAGGTGAAGGTGCTGCATGGCGGCTTCGACGCCTGGGCGGGCGCGGGCTTTCGGGTGACGACGGACGTGCCGACGCCGGCCAAGGCGTCGTTCGCGATCGTGCCTGAAGCGGGCGAGATCCTGATCGACGCCAAGACCATGCTTGGCGCGGTCGGCAAGCCCGGCATCGCCATCCTCGACGTGCGCGACGTCGACGAGTGGATCGGCGACAGTTCGTCTCCGTATGGCAAGGACTTCTGCCCGCGCAAGGGCCGCATCCCCGGCGCCGTCTGGCTGGAATGGTATCGCATGATGAAGCCAACCGCCGAAGGTCCGCGCTTCAAGTCCAAGGACGAGATCTTGGCGGAATGCGCCACCGTCGGCATCACGCCAAGCACGCCGGTCTATCTCTACTGCTTCAAGGGCGCACGCGCATCGAACACTTTCCTCGCGCTGAAGAATGCCGGCGTGAAGGATGTCCGGATGTATTTCGGCTCCTGGAACGAATGGTCGCGCGATCCGTCGCTGCCGATCGAGCAGGGACTGCCG harbors:
- a CDS encoding sulfurtransferase, whose amino-acid sequence is MTDVLITAVELADLLKTEPCVVIDTRNPDAYAAGHLPDAVNVHEIFTFLATSTPEGMAELKTKFADAFGGAGLSGKETAVIYEQSMNSGFGQSCRGYYLLTMLGYPKVKVLHGGFDAWAGAGFRVTTDVPTPAKASFAIVPEAGEILIDAKTMLGAVGKPGIAILDVRDVDEWIGDSSSPYGKDFCPRKGRIPGAVWLEWYRMMKPTAEGPRFKSKDEILAECATVGITPSTPVYLYCFKGARASNTFLALKNAGVKDVRMYFGSWNEWSRDPSLPIEQGLPIASEMTTKAA